From Mycobacterium lacus, one genomic window encodes:
- a CDS encoding formylglycine-generating enzyme family protein yields the protein MLTELVELPGGSFRMGSTSFYPEEAPIHTVTVAPFAMERHPVTNAQFAEFVSATGYVTVAEQPIDPALYPGVDPKDLCAGAMVFRPTTGPVDLRDWRQWWDWVPGACWRHPLGPGSDIADKADHPVVQVAYPDAAAYARWAARRLPTEAEWEYAARAGSVTTYAWGDEAKPAGQLMANTWQGRFPYRNDGALGWVGTSPVGTFPPNGFGLVDMIGNVWEWTVTEFSAHHRLDRPPNACCPPAGLLTGPDPTVNQTLKGGSHLCAPEYCHRYRPAARSPQSQDTATTHIGFRCVTNPAAG from the coding sequence GTGCTCACCGAGCTAGTCGAACTGCCTGGCGGGTCGTTCCGCATGGGGTCGACGAGCTTTTACCCGGAAGAGGCGCCGATCCACACGGTGACCGTGGCCCCCTTCGCGATGGAGCGGCACCCGGTGACCAACGCGCAGTTCGCCGAATTCGTCTCCGCGACAGGGTATGTGACGGTCGCTGAGCAACCGATCGATCCGGCGCTTTACCCCGGGGTGGATCCCAAGGACCTGTGCGCGGGCGCTATGGTTTTCCGTCCCACCACGGGCCCGGTCGACCTGCGTGACTGGCGGCAATGGTGGGACTGGGTCCCCGGGGCGTGCTGGCGCCATCCGCTCGGTCCGGGCAGCGACATCGCGGACAAGGCCGATCACCCTGTCGTGCAGGTGGCGTACCCCGACGCCGCGGCCTACGCGCGGTGGGCCGCGCGCCGGCTGCCCACCGAGGCCGAGTGGGAATATGCCGCTCGCGCGGGAAGCGTGACGACCTACGCATGGGGTGACGAGGCGAAACCTGCCGGTCAGCTGATGGCCAATACTTGGCAGGGCAGGTTCCCGTACCGCAACGACGGTGCGCTCGGCTGGGTGGGGACCTCGCCGGTGGGGACGTTCCCGCCCAACGGGTTCGGCCTGGTCGACATGATCGGCAACGTCTGGGAGTGGACCGTCACGGAGTTTTCCGCGCACCACAGGCTTGATCGGCCGCCCAACGCGTGTTGCCCACCGGCCGGGCTCCTGACTGGGCCAGATCCGACCGTCAACCAGACGTTGAAGGGCGGCTCGCACCTGTGCGCGCCGGAGTATTGCCACCGCTACCGACCGGCCGCGCGGTCACCGCAATCACAGGACACCGCGACCACCCACATCGGGTTTCGCTGCGTGACGAATCCGGCGGCAGGGTAG
- a CDS encoding DUF4436 domain-containing protein: protein MADSVAPAEPSGSAGAPEPKPHRRHLVLDVCVIVGVIVLYVLSLLGYHWLASEPGPLPKPDVGTTDDTVVLVRFEQLHTVANRLDVKVKVLPDDSMIDKRLDVLTTDLSVRIYPENDLGDLQYPVGKSPAQVAATIEAHGDPGKWPFDTYTTDTISADVLVGAGEKRQYVPARVEVTGSLEGWDITATRVGDTSQTSDRPDDVIITLHRAKGALLFDLGICLVLFTLPTLALFVAIQMLTGRREFLPPFGTWYAAMLFAVVPLRTILPGSPPAGSWVDQAVVIWVLIALATAMVLYIAAWYRRSR from the coding sequence ATGGCCGACAGCGTTGCACCAGCTGAGCCGTCGGGGTCGGCCGGTGCGCCGGAGCCCAAACCGCACCGACGACACCTCGTGCTCGACGTCTGCGTCATCGTCGGCGTCATCGTCCTCTACGTGTTGTCGCTGCTTGGCTACCACTGGTTGGCCAGCGAACCGGGTCCGCTGCCCAAGCCGGACGTGGGCACCACCGACGACACCGTTGTGTTGGTCCGCTTCGAGCAGCTGCACACCGTCGCGAATCGCCTCGATGTGAAAGTGAAGGTGCTGCCCGACGATTCGATGATCGACAAGCGCCTCGACGTGTTGACCACCGATCTTTCGGTGCGCATCTATCCAGAGAACGACCTGGGCGACCTGCAGTACCCGGTGGGAAAATCGCCGGCGCAAGTTGCCGCCACCATCGAAGCGCACGGCGACCCCGGTAAATGGCCGTTCGACACGTACACCACCGACACCATCTCTGCTGACGTGCTCGTCGGGGCCGGGGAGAAACGCCAATACGTGCCCGCCCGGGTCGAAGTGACGGGGTCGTTGGAGGGCTGGGACATCACCGCCACCCGAGTCGGCGACACCAGCCAAACCTCGGATCGGCCCGACGACGTCATCATCACCCTGCATAGGGCCAAGGGTGCGCTGCTCTTCGACCTCGGAATCTGCCTGGTCCTGTTCACCCTGCCGACGCTGGCGCTGTTCGTCGCCATTCAGATGCTTACCGGCCGGCGAGAATTCCTGCCGCCATTCGGCACCTGGTACGCCGCGATGCTGTTCGCCGTGGTGCCCTTGCGCACCATCCTGCCCGGCTCGCCGCCGGCGGGCTCGTGGGTGGACCAGGCCGTTGTGATCTGGGTGCTGATAGCGCTGGCAACGGCCATGGTGTTGTACATCGCCGCCTGGTACCGGCGCTCGCGCTAA
- a CDS encoding DUF3375 domain-containing protein, which translates to MRHEEIASLRAGSPAWRLLRADNAPLILSFLGRVFVDENVRDIAVSRLASELDDELFALNEQLGEDGYPKSARAYLDDWSAPETGWLRKYYPQGSDEPHYDATPAVEKAVAWVRGLRDRSFVGTESRLNTIFELLRQLVFGLQTDSQARLDELERRRRELDAEIAAVTSGDFSVLDTASARDRFQQFADTARGLLADFREVEANFRRLDRDLRERIATWGGAKGELLDDVVGGRSHISDSDQGRSFQAFYDLLLAPRRQQELVELLDRVQQLGLLDGENARLRFIHHDWLDAGERAQATVRQLSEQLRRFLDDQVWLENRRVMELLRSIEATALALRDRRTADFAHEIDASAPAVRLPMERPLYRKAHNAAVDSGDVREGRFETDAAALFEQTYVDPAPLIRSVRQALQRSAQVGLRDVIAGNPITQGLAELVTYMSLGDETFTTVFDDEARDTVDWTDDGGVTRVATLPRIIYSRNGFSGE; encoded by the coding sequence ATGCGGCACGAGGAGATCGCCTCACTGCGGGCCGGTAGTCCCGCGTGGCGGCTGTTGCGCGCGGACAACGCACCGCTGATCCTGTCGTTCCTCGGGAGAGTGTTCGTCGACGAAAATGTCCGCGACATCGCCGTGTCGCGGCTGGCCAGCGAACTGGACGACGAGCTGTTCGCGCTCAACGAACAACTCGGAGAGGACGGTTATCCCAAATCGGCGCGAGCGTATCTCGACGACTGGTCGGCGCCCGAGACGGGTTGGTTGCGCAAGTACTATCCGCAGGGTTCGGACGAACCGCACTATGACGCCACCCCGGCGGTCGAGAAGGCGGTGGCCTGGGTGCGCGGGCTGCGTGACCGGTCTTTCGTCGGCACCGAATCCCGGCTCAACACGATTTTCGAGTTGCTGCGTCAACTGGTTTTCGGCTTGCAGACCGACAGCCAGGCCCGCCTGGACGAACTGGAACGCCGACGCCGCGAACTCGATGCCGAGATCGCCGCCGTCACCAGCGGTGACTTCTCGGTGCTCGACACCGCTTCCGCACGCGACCGATTCCAGCAATTCGCTGACACGGCGCGCGGGCTCCTGGCCGATTTCCGCGAGGTCGAGGCCAACTTTCGCCGCCTCGACCGGGACCTGCGGGAACGCATCGCCACCTGGGGCGGGGCGAAGGGAGAGCTGCTCGACGACGTCGTCGGCGGGCGCAGCCACATCAGCGACTCCGACCAGGGCCGCAGCTTTCAGGCGTTCTACGACCTGCTGCTGGCTCCGCGTCGCCAGCAAGAGCTCGTTGAGCTACTCGATCGTGTGCAACAGCTGGGGTTGCTCGACGGCGAAAACGCGCGGCTACGGTTCATCCATCACGACTGGCTGGACGCCGGAGAGCGCGCGCAGGCCACCGTGCGGCAGCTCTCCGAGCAGCTCCGGCGCTTTCTCGACGACCAGGTGTGGCTGGAGAATCGTCGGGTGATGGAACTGCTTCGCAGCATCGAGGCGACGGCCCTGGCACTGCGTGACCGTCGGACCGCCGATTTCGCCCACGAGATCGACGCGAGCGCCCCGGCCGTGCGGCTGCCGATGGAGCGCCCGCTCTACCGCAAGGCCCACAACGCCGCGGTCGACAGCGGCGATGTGCGGGAAGGACGCTTCGAGACCGACGCCGCGGCGCTGTTCGAGCAGACCTACGTCGATCCCGCGCCGCTGATTCGCTCGGTGCGCCAGGCGCTGCAGCGATCGGCCCAGGTCGGCCTGCGCGACGTCATCGCCGGCAACCCGATCACCCAAGGGCTTGCCGAACTTGTCACCTACATGTCGCTCGGCGACGAGACATTCACTACGGTTTTCGACGACGAGGCCCGTGACACGGTGGACTGGACGGACGACGGCGGTGTGACCCGCGTCGCCACATTGCCGCGAATTATCTACTCGCGCAACGGATTTTCTGGAGAATAA